The window TCCCCCCAAATGCAAATAATGCAAGATTTGACCTGTGTGCAAATTCTACCCTTCTAAATGAATTGGCGCAGGAATGCAATACTGAAGAGACATACTTTTATTTCATACTTGCAGGAGTGTGGTAGCATCAGTATTTAGTGCATGAGGTCACAGAAAACTTATAAAAAGCAATTCCGAACAAACCAAAATTCATAACTTCTCAAGGCTCCCCGTTAACGCATCCAATACTGGAGAGAAAAAACCCAGCAGtacaaacaaaacaccaaataCGTATCAGGAACCTAATACTGgccaatgtaattttttaaaaagttatttattcagTTTAGATTATTTCAGTAATAAATaagcatcttttttaaaaaaaattaaacataacacAATATTGACATCATCAGGTAATGTGAACATCCCCCAAGTTCCCTAATCCTCAGGACTAAAAGTAATTATATTTGCATTACTTGTGCACATTCCTTgactacagaaataaaagaagctcAGTGACATCACAGATTATGGGTCATGCTGATTATGTGAAgatgatctgtcttcaggtcctTCAGTATAACTCTGGTAAGCACCTACTCAGCAGATCTTAATCCCCAGCACCCTACACACCCCTACAACTCACCCCAGAGACTCAAGGGCCTGGGGAATTCCTGACACGAGCTGTTCAGCTCCAGGATGCCAGAGACCCAATCCTCTTAGCCTGCAAGCACCCTGAGGCTGAGGGAACATGGATAGAGgcaaggggagagggaaggggatggAAGGGTATTTGCATAACACGGGCTTCTGAGACCCTTCAGTTCATAgaacaaagagaaacagaagaactATTTCAGGTGACTATGGGTCAAACCCTGATTACATCAGAGCTAAGAGCCTTCCAAATACCACATGTCATGGAAGCACCATTCCATCAGATAGGCTGGAGAAGGAAAACAGGTGCAGGCAATGGTGATAATCTATATGGAGATGGAAGAATCTGTGGATAATCTGCTCTAGCTTATGCATTCgatttttattaactttatgtTTTCACGCCTGCCTTGTGCCAAAAACATTTTTGTTCAGCATTCcaaaagactggataaagaaggcAAATCGCAATGGAAGAGGAGAAGCGAGCACAGCTTTAGACTGATTCCCAATCCTCACGGACTCTGGACATACACAGATTTAAATGTGCCCCCTCATCTCAGAGAAAAGGTAAATgtgcagtttaaaaaaataaaaattaaattaaaaaatatgtaatttctttaaaattaaaaacatacagATCTAACTTTCCACACTACATTGACCATATTTGGCCTAAGGATAAAAATACAGCTTAAACTGCattcagggaaaaaaacaaaagcaaactgcATTCAGTAGACTTCATCTTAATAACCACATTGACGTTACTATTTTGGTTCTATTATATATGTAGTAGGATAAAAGAAGTAAGTAACTACATTAGGTTACTAAGAACCAAATTTTTCAGTGTAAAAgagaaacaggctgggtgcagtggctcatgcctgtaatcccagcactttgggaggctgaggcgggtggatggcttgacCCCAGAagttccagcctggacaacaaaatgagatcccatccctataaaaaataaacaaaagttagctgggtatggtggcacatgcctgtggtcccaactacttgggaggctgaggtgggaggattgcttgagcccagaatggttcaggctgcagtgagtagtgatggtgccactgcagtccaatcagagtgacagagcaagagtctgtttcaaaaaaaaaaaaaaaaaaagcgagagagagagaaacaaacataaaatcaaacaaaattaaGAACCCCATAATCAGGAGATACAggaaaatctctgtactttccactcaattttgctatAAGGCTacaactattctaaaaaatatagtccattaaaaaacaataaaatccatAATCTCTTATTTGAATTGTAAATACTAGTATacacttatgattttttttctctctaaaaaagTATTGCATTTCCTAGCAATACCCAAAGACACAGTTTGGAAATGATATCAGCGGGTAGCAATCTAACCCATATAGCGCCTAAATTGTGATCTGCAAACATTTCCCACTAAAAGTAACCAAAGCTGCTTCTTCAAGAAATTAGTTAATCCAAGTCTGTGGCATAAGATGTACAAAACAGggctagattaaaaaaaaaaacaaaactattaggGTCTCATCAAAATGACAAGATGACAGGGCTCCAACCAgctcaagtgcagtggttcacacctgtaatgccagcattttgggaggctgattacaggttcacacctgtaatcccagcattttgggaggctgaggactgcttgaggccaggagtttgagaccagcctgggcaacaaagagagactctgtctctaccaaaaaaaaaaaaaaagagccaggagtggtggtggtggtgcatgcctgtagtcctagctatctggaggccaaagtgagtgtatcgcttaagcccaggaaatTGAGAGTGCAGTGAGTTacagtcacaccactgcactccagcctgaacaacagagcaagactaagactctaaaaagtaaaaaatgaaaaatgaaaaggtcCCAACTGGCCAAAGATGGGCTATTTTGAGTATTAAAAGATGTAACACTTTGATGAACTAAAAAACAtcagatatataaaatatctaaatatctaaATTCCTAACAATATTTCACCCACCCAGAAGAAAAGCTTATTGGTCATTCTTGGAGGTTGCTGTGGTATCAGATCATTATGCTATAAACTAAGGAATCAAGTGAAAGAATCTGGTATCTGTCTTGCCTTTGTTATAGGCTTTTTCAGAGTAACCACATAATTAATGAGGAGAGTTCTTTGTAAAGGATCCATAGCCAgtaaatgcaggaaaaaaaggGTAGAATTTTACAAATCACTATTCTGCAATCTTTAGTGAAATAATGACATTAGGCAACAATCACCAATGACTGCTGAAACATTAAATGGAAAGATAATGCGGAATTTTCTAGTGGAGGGATCAAGCTGACAACACCTGGACCAACAGGTCAATCTTAATATCAGTGAAGCAATGAATTCTTCCTACCCAAAAAGCGAAAAAGTTGAACCTGAATCCAACCAGCCTCTAGCTCTAACCTTTAGAGAGCTTTAGCTCTATGAGCTCACAGAAAATATGAACATGTTAAATGACAccaaaatctaaaatgtataaaattttaagacATATGACCCAGATaacttgaacaaataaatgataaaaaataaggaaaaggggATGTTATAGACTTAAGGAGACTGAAGAAATACACCACAGGCAAAATATAGACCTATTTTTAGATCCTGTTTCaaacaaaataactataaaaagacAATtccataagaagaaaaaaataaacccaaagctagcaaaaggaaataaaatattagagtagaaataaacaaaagagaatagaaagatagtaggaaaaaaaaacagttggtttttgaaaaaaaaatcaacaaaattgagaaacttaactagatttaaaaaaaagaagatataaataaatcagaaatgaagaGGGGACATTATAACTGAtgacacagaaataaagaattgtaAGAGAATAGCatgaacaactgtatgccaacaaattggataacctagaagatatggataaatttctagacacacccaGCCCACCAAGACcgaatcatgaagaaacagaaaatctataCAGACCAATAGCTATTAAAAAGATTGAATCAGTCATCAAAAACCTCAAagaggccgggtacggtggctcccgcctgtaatcccagcactttgggagggggaagcggccagatcacttgaggtcaagagtttgagaccagcctggccaacatggtgaaaccccgtctctactaaaaatacaaaaattagccgggtgtggtggcgcgtgcctgtggtcctggctacttgggaggctgaggaaggagaatcgcttgaacctgggaggtggaggttgcagtgacccaagatcatgcctctgcactccagccccggcgacagagcaagaccatgtctcagcatgcgcgcacacacacacacacacacacacacacacacacacacacacacacacacactcaaagaaAAACCTagaaccagatggcttcactggagaattctaccaaacatttaaagaagaattaataccaatcctcctgaaactattacaaaagtTGAAGAGGAGgaacatttctaaatttattctATGAGACCAAtattatcctaataccaaagccagacaaatacactacaagaaaactacagaacaataaTATTCCTggtgaatattgatgcaaaaatcctcaacaaaatactagcaaactgaattcaacagtacattaaaaGGGTTATatactatgatcaagtgggatttattcctaaaatgcaagaatggtttaacatataaaaatcaatcaatataatacaCCAAATTAACAGATTGAagggcaaaaaccacatgataatctAAATTGAGGCAGAGAAAGCATGACAagattcaacaccctttcatgattaaaaaaaccaacaactcaacaaatgcaaaatagaagaaaactaccTCCACATCATAAAGCCCACATGTGAAGagcccatagctaacatcatattcaatAGTGAAAGACTgcaagcttttcctctaagatcaggaaaaaggcaAGATGTCTGTTTTTGccacttctactcaacatagttttggaagtcctagtcagagcaactaggcaagaaagaaataaaaggcattcaaattagaaaggagaagtaaaatgatcgattcacagatgatataatcttagatgtaggaaaccctaaagactacacacacacacacacacacacacacacacacacacacacacaaactgttagaactaataaatgaattcagcaaagttgcaggatacaaaaagcAACATACCAAAATCAGTTGCTTCTCTATACACTAAAAATGAACAATCCTAAATGGAATTTCAAAAAATTCCATATAtaaaagcatcaaaaagaataaaatacttagaaataggCCTAACTAAGGTGAAAgactacactgaaaactacaaaacactgttaaaaagaaattaaagaagacacaaacaaatggaaaaaacatcctatgttcatggaGTGGAAGGTTCATATTGTTAagatgttcatactacccaaagtgattcacagattcaacacaatccctataAAAATCCCAATAGCATTtcttgcagaaatagaaaaatttatcctaaaattcatatggaatctcaacaGACACCAAATAGACTaaagtcttgaaaaagaagagcaaagttgaAAGACTCATacctcctgatttcaaaacatattgcAAAGCTGTGGTAATCAGAATAGCATGGTAAtgacataaagacagacatagagCAATGAGAGGATAGAACACCAAGAAACAAACTCTTGtgtatatggtcaaatgattttcaacaaagatgccaagatcTCTTGATGTTAGAAAAGGACAATTTCTTCAgaaaacagtgctgggaaaactggatattcacaggcaagagaatgaagttggacccttatcttataccatacacaaaaattaattcaatatgggTTAAAGACCTAAacgtaagacccaaaactataacactcctagaagaaaacatggggaaaaaagcTACGTGATATTGaacttggcaatgatttcttggatatgatgccaaaataaaagcaaaaatagagaaatgggcCTGCATTAAACTTTAAAACTCTGTGCATCAAAGGTCACAATCAGTGAAAAGGCAATGTacagaactgaagaaaatatctgcaaattacgtatctgataaggggttaatgtccagaatatataaagaactcctacatcTCCAcaacaataaattaaataacctgatttaaagataggcaaaggacttgaatagacatttctccaaagaaggtatacagGTGGCCAACAAGcccatgaaaacatgctcaacatggataaacaaaatgtggcatgaaAATACAAGAGTATTACTGTAGTCCAGCCTTAAAAAGGACAGAAATCCAGTCACGTGCCACAACCTTAAGGTCATTATACTAACTGAAATAAGCCcgccacaaaaagacaaaaactgcatgatttcacttatacgAGGTATCTAaagcagtcaaattcatagaaacagaaagtagaattgtggtcaccaggggctggaggaagggggAAATGGAGCCTTGTTGCTCAATGGGTATAtagatttgcaagatgaaaaagttctacaGATCAATTAGATCAatttcacaacaatgtgaatatacctAACACTGTTGAACtattcacttaaaaatggttaagatcaacaacaacaaaaagaacaaaaaaaatggttaagatagtaatttttttgccacaataaaaaatatagttgAGATAATCAGGAAAAACTAAACACTAACTCTTCACACAGTTAACTGCATTTGAATTCTGTACTCATTTGTGACAGATACAGCTACTTAATACTCAGAGAGTGGAAAGAACACTTCTTTAAAGAGGTCAAAAATCTGGCTACTAGCCCCAAATCTCCTAACTAGCTATTAGATGATATTCAAGAATCACTGTTAATTTCATTGGATATGATAATGACACTATAGCTATGCTTTTTGAAAAAGGATTCATACTGAAGTAATTTTGGGGTAACATTATGTTTTCTATGATTTACCTTAATATACTCCAGCCAAAAAATAAAGAGTACAGGTGGGGCAGGGGTAGCTGAGAAAGGATGGCAGAGTGGTCTCGTCATGCTTGTTAAAGCTGGGAGAGAGGTACATGTACgaaaagtttaaaacaaaccaaacaaaacacgAGGGGAAGAAAAGCATGGATGGGTATTTGGAAGGAATGGCAGCAGGATCAATTTATTGAGATTTTGTGACAGCATCATATACTACAGACACTATTGCTGATTTTCAAAAAGCATTGCATTTCAATTTGCATCtaacagattaaaaataaagaaacaaatgaaattgaaagaatgATCAAGCTTCAAGTAACGTTTCTCACCACCTCCCCCggccacaaacaaacaaaaaggtccatggtttaagaatgttgaacaaAGGGACTAAAGGTGTCATGGAGACCTGCCCACCAGGGCCAGAATCTGGACAGTGATGGAGAAATTTCTGCTGCAAAAATGTCCGCCGCGTCAGGGAATACAAACCACATACGAGAGGGTGTTGATGTTGTTTCTCAGATACATAGGATGGACCTGTTTTCTTTCTGCTAATAGAAAGCAATCAGTCAAGCAAGGACTTCAGAGTGGATGAAGGGTACATAAGACCACACAATGATGGcattcaagagaaagaaaagaggtaaggatgcaaaattaaaaaaaaaataggacttaATGAAAGCTAATTTCATCAAGCCCAGGTCACTGATGAGAAAGATGTAAAATCAAGAAACCAGTGAAATAACACGTAACAGGTGAGTCAAACATTACCAGCCGCATCAAACAGTGGAAGTGAAATGGCACCATCTAGCCCACCTGGTGAAATCCAAAGCGAGAACTTAAAGGGAGTAAGGATGATTCACAAAATGCGGTCGGGACACAAGAAAAGTGAGTTTGGAAGGacagtgaagagagaaaaaagaataaggaaaccACCAAAATTTCAACtcaaagatacattttaaactgCATGGTATGGCCCACTGTCAATACCGTGGCTGCCTGGGAACAAAAAGGGTGGTCTCCAGATCCCCCAGAACCCCACTATACACCAGGAGgacaaggaggaaaggaagaaacccccTTTGCCTGCCAGAATGCACATGAGGGAAGGAAGGCAAACCCCTAGCAGTTGCTGCTTTGACACATCACCTGCCCCAGCAGCAGGCAGCTCGCTACCCACTCACATTCCCCAGGACTGGCTGCTCCATGAATCCTCTGGGCACCTGTGCCCAACAGAGTTCCTTAGCAAGCTCCACTGGAACGTTGAAAAATTAACATTGAGTGTTTACTGTGCACGCTGTGCCATGTGGAACTCATGCACAAGGCTTGATGGATCCCTCCTGACAAAACAATCTTGAGGTAGATAcgataattatccccattttagggTTGATGGAAACCAAGGCTGAGTGAGGGAAAGTCACCCACCCAACGCTGCCCTATGAGTGAGCAGCAGGGTTAGCCTCTCCAGTCAGAGCGAGTGTCTTCACTCCCCATTGGAGGAAGACTTTCCATCACAAGCCTAAATCACCCAGCAGGAAACCAGCCCAGCCCTGTCTTCTCAGTGAGGCCTTTTCTAACACGGGTGCTTATCTCCATCTCAGGATCAAAGGATCTATTGCTTCTGGCAAAAGGGCAAAAGCACCGCTTTTACTGGGAGGTACAAGACCTGGTTTCTAGCCCCAAATCTCCTACATATCTTGTCATACTGCCTGTGCCCTATCTCTCtttgccttggtttccttatctccAAATAGGGAAAAGCAGCCTGTCCCCAGTGAGCTCCCCGAAGGGTTGTATAAAATGAGACAAGGGAGGCAAAGCCCTCTGAATTCCTAAGCAGCCATGTTCTCACCATCACCGACCATGGCGCCCACCGTTCTTCTCCCCTGACCTTGCCCCCAAAGGCCCAGGAGCACAGACAGTTAAATAGCATCCCTCAAGGCCTGGAACAGGAGGAGCTTTGCATTCCAGTAGATTTTGCTGATGCCCTCAATAGAGGTGATCCTGATAGaatcagaggaaaagaaaatattcttctctAGCAGCCAGAGGGCCCTTCCATCTTGCCTGTTCTCCCAAATTACCTGGCAACACTACCCCTTCCCCAGAAAGGCTCTGGATCAATGATTCTGGAAACCACTTAAGTcctaaagacaattttaaaacacCAGGAGAAAAATGCTCCTGCTCCTCCCCGCCCCACCTTCTAGAGGTATGCCTTTCTAGCAACCCCGAGGGGAGGTTCATCCCTGGGAGCTCTGCAGGAGAAGGTCCCCATTCCACATCATCTGGAAAATAGAGGGGAGTGCTAATATATGTGACCTTAGTGATCTCACAAGTGCATCAAAAAAAGCAACTGGCCAAGGAAATAGTTAAACCAGCCTGAACATGCCAGGCAGGCCCACCATAAGTCACTGTTTGAGTCAGGCTTGTGACCAAGGGTGTGTAGGCAAGGATGAGTGGGCAAGGCTGGAGGGGAAAAGCAGGCAAACCACTCTGAAGCAGGATGGAGGGTCGAGGACaagggcagggcagaggtgcaCAGGGCAGGGCCAGTTCAGGGAGACCGCTGCAGGATGAGCTCTGTGATCTCGGCCCTGCTACCCAGCCTCATGGGTATCCCGTAGTAGGCTGTGCCTGGGCTGACATACACGAATGTAGCCTGGGCCACCTGGTAGAGACCAGCAAAGAAGGGATTCAGGAGATAGGCTGCTACGTTCAAGGGGAAGATCTGCCCAGCATGTGTGTGCCCAGAAAGGATCAGGTTAATATCTGGCCGAGCCTGGAGAGCTCTCTTGGCAGCCAGGGGCTGGTGAGCTAGCAAGATGATTGTGTGGTCTGGGCTGCAGCCCTCCAGGGCCTTGTCAAGATCCATGCCATGGCCAGAGTAGTGCAGGATGTCTGCTTCAATATCGTCCACCCCAGCCAAGCAGATCCAGTCCTCATCCTCActcccactgccactgccaccaccaccacgtTGGGCCCGTGTGGCGGAAATCTTCACGTTCTCATTATGAAGAGGCTGGACATGCAGGGATTCCAGAAGTGCAAACCAGTTGCTGACATCTGACGTGTAGTACTCATGATTGCCTGTGACGAAGTAGGCACCGAGATGTGAATGAAGCTGGCCCAGAGGAGCGACAGCCGTCCGCAGGACCGAGGCTTCTGAGTCGGAGAGGTCACCCACAATCACCGTGATGTCTGGTTCCAGCACATTCACCATCCTCACAAACATTTCCATCTTGGTCCTGCCCACTGTGGGGCCCAAGTGAATGTCTGAGAGGAGCACGATCTTGAGGTTGTTCATTGAGGCAGGCAGCTGATGGATGGGCACCTCCACAGTTTTCACAGCCGGGGGCTGCGCGGCATTCAGAATCCCGGCCACGCTGAGCACAGCAGTCACTCCCACTGCCAGGGCAGGCCTGAGCACGAGCTTCCTTGTCTTCTCAAGGCTGCCCACGACCCtaccactgcgccaggccaagaGCTGGTAGGCCTGCTCCATGCCGCtgaggatgaagaggaagaagagcatGATGATGTAAGCACCCAGGCAGGAGTAGGCCGCCAAGGAAAAGAGATAGGGCTCTTCGGCCACTAAAAAGAACATGGTAAAGAAACTGGAATGGGCCAGGGCCAGAAATGCCAGAACCACCACCTTCCAAAGCTGAAAACAGGTTGACTCTGCAGCTGGGGAGTGGCAGAGGTTGCTCACTGTGCTGCGCCAAATGTAGAGGGAGCCAATGAGCAAGAGCGAGTTGACAAACAGGGCAAGCTGCAAGCGAAGCAGCCAACGCCAGGCCCTGAGCTCAAGGCTCTCTGCCAGATACGAGCGGGAGGCGATCATGGACACGAAGACAGTGACAGCAGCCAGGGTGGCCTTCGCGCCTAGGGACAGCTGCCTGAAGATGGCCATTTTCTCTGCTCCTAGTAGGCTCCCCCACCAGTTCTGTGCTGGTGGACTCTGGAAATGAGTTCCTTAGAAAGGACAGTGGCCAAGGAGAGGTTTCCAGGTCAACTCCGCCTGCAACCAGGAACCAGCATCAGCTTTGTGGGATATTAGAGTGTCCTTGTACCCATTCAAAACTCAAAGGCCACTTACATCTGCCCAACCCACCTTGAATCCAAGCTACTCAAATACCAGTCAGTTGCTAGCTATACTTTATTATTCAAAAAGAAACTCACAGCATTGTGACATGATGggcagttttcattttcttaccacATGTTCTATACGTTTAAAGTTTCTCTACAGTAAGCATGTActtgttttataaaaacattccAAATCAGCGgtattcaaagtgtggtctggAGAGAGCCCTTCAGGGGTCCAAttagtcaaaactatttttattataattccaAGCCATTACTGCCTTTTCCATTCTCACTCTGTCCTGAGGGGGTGGAGTCTTCCAGAGGCTATGTGACATGTGATATGGCAACAGATTTAAtgcagaaataaacatgaaaatttgACTGTCTTCTATTAAGAGACATTGAAAGAGATTTGCAGAAATGTAAAACAGTGCAACTCTTCACCCTAAAATTTGGGGAGAAATActattgtttttcaaatatatatattgtttattaACGTGTAATGATGTAGTATTTCTTaacaaatagtttaaaatattctctagggctgggcacagtggctgacgcctataattccagcactttgggaggccgaggcaggcagattacctgaggtcaggagttcaagaccagcctggccaacatggtaaaaccctgtctctactaaaaattcaaaaattagccaggcatggtggtggatgcatgtaatcccagctactcgggaggctgaggcaggagaatcacttgaacctgggaggtggaagttgtagtgagccaagatcgtgccactgcactccagcctgggcaaaagagcgagactctgtctcaaaaaaaaaaaaaaaaaaaaaaaaaggaatattctcTTAATTTCTAGGACAGCTAAAATTTAGTTAAAATTTGAGAACC is drawn from Homo sapiens chromosome 3, GRCh38.p14 Primary Assembly and contains these coding sequences:
- the TMPPE gene encoding transmembrane protein with metallophosphoesterase domain isoform 1 (isoform 1 is encoded by transcript variant 1) — protein: MAIFRQLSLGAKATLAAVTVFVSMIASRSYLAESLELRAWRWLLRLQLALFVNSLLLIGSLYIWRSTVSNLCHSPAAESTCFQLWKVVVLAFLALAHSSFFTMFFLVAEEPYLFSLAAYSCLGAYIIMLFFLFILSGMEQAYQLLAWRSGRVVGSLEKTRKLVLRPALAVGVTAVLSVAGILNAAQPPAVKTVEVPIHQLPASMNNLKIVLLSDIHLGPTVGRTKMEMFVRMVNVLEPDITVIVGDLSDSEASVLRTAVAPLGQLHSHLGAYFVTGNHEYYTSDVSNWFALLESLHVQPLHNENVKISATRAQRGGGGSGSGSEDEDWICLAGVDDIEADILHYSGHGMDLDKALEGCSPDHTIILLAHQPLAAKRALQARPDINLILSGHTHAGQIFPLNVAAYLLNPFFAGLYQVAQATFVYVSPGTAYYGIPMRLGSRAEITELILQRSP
- the TMPPE gene encoding transmembrane protein with metallophosphoesterase domain isoform 2 (isoform 2 is encoded by transcript variant 2); this translates as MEQAYQLLAWRSGRVVGSLEKTRKLVLRPALAVGVTAVLSVAGILNAAQPPAVKTVEVPIHQLPASMNNLKIVLLSDIHLGPTVGRTKMEMFVRMVNVLEPDITVIVGDLSDSEASVLRTAVAPLGQLHSHLGAYFVTGNHEYYTSDVSNWFALLESLHVQPLHNENVKISATRAQRGGGGSGSGSEDEDWICLAGVDDIEADILHYSGHGMDLDKALEGCSPDHTIILLAHQPLAAKRALQARPDINLILSGHTHAGQIFPLNVAAYLLNPFFAGLYQVAQATFVYVSPGTAYYGIPMRLGSRAEITELILQRSP